The following coding sequences lie in one Miscanthus floridulus cultivar M001 chromosome 9, ASM1932011v1, whole genome shotgun sequence genomic window:
- the LOC136483372 gene encoding receptor-like protein EIX2 has translation MVATMHRLAAAMLVLLCCCCLFLATQQQHQLQPATGGNRASPSCIPHERDALLAFKHGVTSDPYGVLSSWRRDGRHDEQDCCRWRGVRCSNRTDHVHELRLGGGGTFPPDTFPPDNLAGQISPSLLALDHLEHLDLSWNDLVGPTGRLPEFLGSLKNLKYLNLSGIPFYGGVPPQLGNLSRLQYLDLSFMGGMNSTDLSWLTHIPSIQYLYLDNVDLSTVVDWHHVMNMLPSLRALHLSSCSLASANQSLPHLNLTNLEELDASLNSFHHPMVTSWFWNITSLRFLYLSDTSMYGQFPDALGDMTSLQVLDLSFNSYDDDYDDGKDRIMTMDLKNLCNLEVLNLDLSHLYGDVAELFRNLPRCSPNKLQELDLGWNHLTGMLPRWMGKLMSLVVLNLGWNNLTGHVPYEIGKLSNMTYLNLNTNKLDGTITEEHFASARSLQYIDLSYNALKIEISSDWQPPSTLEYVSFASCQMGPLFPGWLQWNVNITHLDISSAGIADRIPQWFSDAFSNVEFMNISNNQLNGTLPADMGSMSLQELYLSSNKLTGQIPTLPPNIHNLDLSNNFLSGPLPSATRSANLVQLSLFSNRLTGHIPESFCKYQQLAMLDLSSNFLEGEPPLCLGVTESMGFVALSNNSLSGKFPSFLQKLTNVVFLDLSWNKFSGRLTMWIGSLTSLRVIQLSHNKFFGSIPMNITNLSCLQYMDLNSNKISGSLPIYLSNLKFMTNTSIMDCYDGGDRIDYDLNSLSTVWKGQELNYGSYQRILDTSMTSIDLSSNDLTSEIPEEIVVLDALVNLNLSRNHLTGVIPKKIGEMRSLQSLDLSRNMLSGEIPATLSNLTFLSYLELSYNDLTGRIPSGVQLDTLYAEYPSMCIGNIGLCGHPLQNNCSSERHAPKQGGLGRTEERYGIPFFYLGLGCGFVVGTWIAFGVLLFKRNWRIACFRLPDKLYDKVYVLVATWTRARQTQTG, from the coding sequence ATGGTTGCCACCATGCATCGCCTAGCTGCTGCCATGCTCGTgttgctctgctgctgctgcttgttcctcgccacgcagcagcagcaccagctccAGCCAGCCACCGGTGGTAACAGAGCGAGCCCGAGCTGCATACCACACGAGAGGGACGCCCTGCTGGCATTCAAGCACGGCGTCACCAGCGACCCTTACGGCGTCCTCAGCTCGTGGCGGCGAGACGGTCGCCACGACGAGCAAGACTGCTGCCGGTGGAGAGGCGTCCGGTGCAGCAACCGAACTGACCACGTCCACGAGCTTCGACTTGGAGGTGGAGGCACCTTCCCACCAGACACCTTCCCACCAGATAATTTGGCCGGCCAGATAAGTCCTTCTTTGCTTGCTCTGGATCACCTAGAGCACCTTGACCTCAGCTGGAATGATCTAGTAGGGCCAACGGGTCGTCTTCCCGAGTTCTTGGGCTCTCTAAAGAATCTCAAGTATCTTAACCTCTCTGGCATACCATTCTACGGTGGCgtgcctccccagcttggcaACTTGTCAAGGCTGCAGTATCTGGATCTATCATTTATGGGAGGCATGAACTCGACGGATCTCTCATGGTTAACACACATTCCTTCCATACAATATCTTTACTTGGACAATGTGGACCTCAGCACAGTAGTGGATtggcatcatgtcatgaatatgcTTCCTTCTTTGAGGGCCCTCCATCTTTCAAGCTGCTCTCTTGCAAGCGCAAACCAGTCGCTGCCACACCTGAACCTTACAAATCTCGAGGAGCTCGATGCCTCCCTGAACTCCTTCCACCATCCAATGGTGACCAGCTGGTTCTGGAACATAACAAGCCTTAGATTCCTTTACCTCAGCGACACTAGTATGTACGGTCAATTTCCGGATGCTCTTGGAGACATGACATCCCTGCAAGTCCTTGATCTTTCATTTAATTCTTATGACGATGACTATGACGATGGGAAGGACCGCATCATGACCATGGATCTAAAGAATCTATGCAATTTGGAGGTTCTCAACCTTGATTTGTCTCACTTATATGGCGACGTAGCTGAGCTGTTTAGGAATCTACCTCGATGTTCACCCAACAAATTGCAAGAATTGGACCTCGGTTGGAACCATTTAACCGGGATGTTACCAAGATGGATGGGGAAATTGATGAGCTTGGTTGTTCTGAATCTAGGTTGGAACAACCTAACCGGACATGTCCCATATGAGATTGGAAAGCTTAGTAATATGACCTATCTAAATCTAAATACAAATAAACTGGATGGCACGATAACTGAGGAACACTTTGCTAGTGCAAGGAGCTTGCAATATATAGACTTGTCATATAATGCCCTCAAGATTGAGATCAGCTCGGACTGGCAACCACCATCTACATTAGAGTATGTATCCTTTGCATCCTGCCAGATGGGTCCACTGTTTCCTGGGTGGCTTCAGTGGAATGTGAACATCACCCATCTTGATATCTCGAGTGCAGGTATAGCTGATAGGATTCCACAATGGTTCTCCGATGCCTTTTCAAATGTCGAATTCATGAACATCTCCAACAATCAACTCAACGGAACTTTGCCGGCTGATATGGGCTCCATGTCACTTCAGGAACTCTACCTCAGTTCAAACAAATTAACTGGTCAGATACCCACGCTGCCACCAAACATACATAACTTGGACTTGTCCAATAACTTCTTGTCAGGACCTCTGCCCTCTGCTACTAGATCCGCCAATCTAGTACAACTTTCTCTGTTCTCCAACCGACTCACTGGTCATATTCCTGAATCTTTTTGTAAATATCAGCAATTAGCTATGTTGGACTTATCCAGCAATTTTTTGGAGGGAGAACCACCGTTGTGCCTCGGGGTAACGGAATCTATGGGATTTGTAGCCTTAAGTAACAATAGTTTGTCAGGAAAGTTCCCGTCTTTTCTGCAAAAATTGACAAATGTGGTCTTCCTAGATTTGTCTTGGAACAAATTCTCTGGACGATTGACAATGTGGATTGGAAGCTTAACATCATTAAGAGTTATACAATTAAGTCACAACAAGTTCTTTGGTAGCATTCCAATGAACATCACAAACCTTTCTTGCCTTCAGTACATGGACCTAAATAGCAATAAAATATCAGGCTCTCTGCCGATCTACCTATCAAATCTTAAATTTATGACAAACACATCCATAATGGATTGTTATGATGGCGGTGATAGAATTGATTATGATCTTAATAGTTTGTCTACGGTCTGGAAGGGGCAGGAATTGAACTATGGTTCCTATCAAAGAATTTTGGACACAAGTATGACGAGCATTGATTTATCTTCAAACGACTTAACTAGTGAAATTCCAGAAGAAATAGTTGTTCTTGATGCGCTTGTGAATTTGAATCTATCAAGGAACCACTTAACTGGAGTTATTCCAAAGAAGATCGGGGAAATGCGATCACTGCAATCATTGGACCTCTCGAGGAacatgctttcaggggaaataccAGCCACTCTATCAAATCTGACGTTCTTAAGTTACTTGGAATTATCATACAACGATCTTACAGGAAGAATTCCATCAGGAGTACAACTTGATACCCTGTATGCAGAGTATCCATCTATGTGCATTGGCAACATCGGTCTTTGTGGACATCCTCTTCAAAACAATTGCTCGAGTGAGCGTCATGCACCAAAGCAAGGTGGCCTGGGAAGAACTGAAGAACGTTATGGGATACCATTCTTTTATCTTGGACTCGGGTGCGGCTTCGTGGTTGGTACATGGATTGCATTTGGTGTTTTGTTGTTTAAGAGAAACTGGAGAATTGCTTGCTTTCGACTCCCGGACAAGTTGTACGACAAAGTATATGTCCTTGTTGCTACATGGACAAGAGCAAGACAAACACAAACTGGTTAG